The following proteins come from a genomic window of Synechococcus sp. NB0720_010:
- the rpe gene encoding ribulose-phosphate 3-epimerase has protein sequence MSTKSLVISPSILSADFSRLGEDVRAVDEAGADWIHVDVMDGRFVPNITIGPMIVEALRPVTKKPLDVHLMIVEPEKYVPDFAKAGADIISVQVEACTHLHRNLAQIKDLGKMAGAVLNPGTPIDTLEYCLELCDLVLIMSVNPGFGGQSFIESQVQKIRDLRRMCDEKGLDPWIEVDGGIKAENAWKVIEAGANAIVSGSGVFNQPSYADAMTGIRNSKRP, from the coding sequence ATGAGCACCAAGTCCCTGGTGATCTCCCCCTCGATTCTGTCCGCGGATTTTTCCCGGCTTGGGGAGGACGTGCGCGCGGTGGATGAAGCCGGTGCCGACTGGATTCACGTGGATGTGATGGATGGACGCTTTGTCCCCAACATCACCATCGGCCCCATGATCGTCGAGGCCCTGCGCCCGGTGACCAAGAAGCCCCTGGACGTTCACCTGATGATCGTCGAGCCGGAGAAGTACGTCCCCGACTTCGCAAAGGCCGGTGCAGACATCATTTCCGTGCAAGTCGAGGCCTGCACCCATCTGCATCGCAACCTCGCCCAGATCAAAGATCTCGGCAAAATGGCCGGTGCGGTGCTCAACCCCGGCACCCCGATCGACACCCTCGAGTACTGCCTTGAGCTCTGTGATCTGGTGCTGATCATGAGCGTCAACCCTGGTTTCGGCGGTCAAAGCTTCATCGAGAGCCAGGTGCAGAAGATCCGTGACCTGCGCCGGATGTGCGACGAAAAGGGCCTGGATCCCTGGATCGAAGTGGATGGCGGTATCAAGGCCGAGAACGCCTGGAAGGTGATCGAAGCCGGTGCCAACGCCATCGTCAGTGGCTCCGGCGTGTTCAACCAGCCCAGCTACGCCGATGCCATGACCGGCATCCGCAACAGCAAGCGCCCCTGA
- the glpX gene encoding class II fructose-bisphosphatase, which yields MDRTLIQEILEVVEQAGIASAKLTGMGLKNEADAAAVEAMRERMYKIQMQGRIVIGEGERDEAPMLYIGEEVGSGTGPGVDFAVDPCEGTNLCANSQRGSMAVLAASDRGGLFNAPDFYMKKLAAPPAAKGKVDINKSATENIKILSECLGLPAEELVIVVMDRARHKDLIKEIRATGARVQPISDGDVQAAIACGFAGTGTHCLMGIGAAPEGVISAAALRALGGHFQGQLVYDPAVAQTSEWEGLTKEGNLARLAEMGITDPDRVYEANELACGENVVFAATGITDGLLFDGVKFEKDCTRTSSLVISTLDNTARFTTTVHIKDGAQSIALR from the coding sequence GTGGATCGCACCCTGATTCAAGAAATTCTCGAGGTTGTTGAGCAGGCAGGCATTGCTTCCGCCAAGCTCACCGGCATGGGCCTGAAGAACGAGGCCGACGCAGCCGCCGTGGAGGCGATGCGTGAGCGCATGTACAAGATCCAGATGCAGGGCCGCATCGTGATCGGCGAGGGCGAGCGCGACGAAGCCCCCATGCTGTACATCGGTGAGGAAGTCGGCAGCGGCACCGGCCCTGGCGTGGACTTCGCTGTGGACCCCTGCGAAGGCACCAACCTCTGTGCCAACAGCCAGCGTGGCTCGATGGCCGTTTTGGCTGCCTCTGACCGCGGCGGTCTCTTCAATGCCCCCGACTTCTACATGAAGAAGCTGGCTGCACCCCCGGCAGCAAAGGGCAAGGTCGACATCAACAAGTCGGCCACCGAGAACATCAAGATCCTGAGCGAGTGCCTGGGCCTTCCCGCTGAAGAGCTGGTCATCGTGGTGATGGACCGCGCTCGTCACAAGGACCTGATCAAGGAGATCCGCGCCACCGGCGCCCGCGTCCAGCCCATCTCTGATGGCGACGTGCAGGCTGCCATCGCCTGTGGTTTCGCAGGCACCGGTACCCACTGTCTGATGGGTATTGGCGCTGCTCCTGAGGGTGTGATTTCCGCAGCCGCCCTGCGCGCCCTGGGCGGTCACTTCCAGGGACAACTGGTGTACGACCCCGCCGTCGCTCAGACCTCCGAGTGGGAAGGCCTGACCAAGGAAGGCAACCTGGCCCGCCTGGCCGAGATGGGTATCACCGATCCCGACCGCGTCTACGAAGCCAACGAACTGGCCTGCGGCGAGAACGTGGTGTTCGCTGCCACCGGCATCACCGATGGTCTGCTCTTCGACGGCGTGAAGTTCGAGAAGGACTGCACCCGCACCAGCTCCCTGGTGATCAGCACCCTGGACAACACCGCCCGTTTCACCACCACGGTCCACATCAAGGACGGAGCCCAGAGCATCGCTCTGCGCTGA
- a CDS encoding glutamyl-tRNA reductase, producing MHIAVVGLSHRTAPVEIRERLSIAEQSMEDSLQRLRADEQVLEASILSTCNRLEIYTLLRNPEQGVSAVGSFLSQHSGLELSELMPHLFAYHHEEAIGHLMRVAAGLDSLVLGEGQILSQVKKMYRLGQEHRSIGPILNRLLNQAVSTGKRVRSETNLGTGAVSISSAAVELAQLKVGQARGIDDLVPLDQEQIAVVGAGRMARLLLQHLQAKGARGVVLLNRTVSRAEEMAADFPALPVQCRPLSDLNHCLSTCSLVFTSTGADDPIITAERLGQLNRRSSLMLVDIGVPRNISADVSELSGIAAYDVDDLQEVVARNQEARREIAAEAEGMLHQEGQQFIEWWDGLEAVPVANRLRTQLEEIREQELQKALSRMGPDLSARERKVVEALSKGIINKILHGPVTKLRAPQPRQQRHQAMKVIQELFELEDLQG from the coding sequence ATGCACATCGCCGTCGTCGGACTCAGTCACCGAACGGCCCCGGTTGAGATCCGGGAACGTCTCAGCATTGCTGAGCAGAGCATGGAGGACTCCCTCCAGCGCCTGCGGGCGGACGAACAGGTTCTTGAGGCCTCGATTCTCAGCACCTGCAATCGGCTCGAGATCTACACCCTGCTTCGCAACCCTGAGCAGGGGGTTTCAGCCGTCGGTAGTTTTCTCAGTCAGCATTCCGGCCTTGAGCTCTCTGAGCTCATGCCCCACCTCTTTGCCTACCACCACGAGGAGGCCATCGGGCACCTGATGCGTGTCGCGGCTGGCTTGGATTCTTTGGTCTTGGGGGAAGGCCAGATCCTGTCCCAGGTCAAAAAGATGTACCGCCTGGGCCAAGAGCATCGCTCGATCGGCCCAATCCTGAACCGCCTGCTCAACCAAGCCGTCAGCACTGGTAAGCGGGTGCGTTCGGAGACCAACCTGGGGACCGGTGCCGTTTCGATCAGCTCTGCAGCCGTTGAGCTGGCCCAACTGAAGGTTGGACAAGCCCGTGGGATTGACGATCTCGTTCCCCTCGATCAGGAACAAATTGCGGTGGTTGGCGCCGGTCGGATGGCCCGACTGCTTCTCCAGCACCTTCAGGCCAAGGGAGCCAGGGGTGTTGTCCTGCTCAACCGAACCGTCTCCCGTGCCGAGGAGATGGCGGCGGACTTCCCCGCTCTGCCGGTGCAATGCCGGCCGCTCAGCGATCTCAATCACTGCCTGAGCACCTGTTCCCTTGTGTTCACCAGCACGGGTGCCGATGACCCGATCATTACGGCAGAGCGTTTGGGGCAATTGAACCGACGCTCCTCCTTGATGTTGGTGGACATCGGCGTGCCACGGAACATCTCAGCGGATGTCTCCGAGCTCAGCGGCATCGCTGCCTATGACGTGGACGACCTCCAAGAGGTGGTTGCCCGCAACCAGGAGGCGCGCCGTGAGATTGCCGCTGAAGCAGAGGGCATGCTTCATCAGGAGGGGCAACAGTTCATCGAGTGGTGGGATGGTCTAGAGGCGGTCCCCGTGGCCAACAGGCTGCGCACCCAACTCGAGGAGATCCGCGAGCAGGAGCTCCAGAAGGCACTGAGTCGGATGGGTCCTGACCTCTCCGCCCGCGAGCGCAAGGTTGTCGAGGCCCTGAGCAAAGGGATCATCAACAAAATCCTCCATGGTCCCGTCACGAAACTGAGGGCTCCCCAGCCCCGTCAGCAGCGGCACCAAGCGATGAAGGTCATCCAGGAGCTGTTCGAATTGGAGGACCTCCAGGGCTAA
- a CDS encoding glucose-1-phosphate adenylyltransferase, giving the protein MKRVLAIILGGGAGTRLYPLTKMRAKPAVPLAGKYRLIDIPISNCINSDINKMYVLTQFNSASLNRHLTQSYNLSSGFGQGFVEVLAAQQTPESPSWFEGTADAVRKYQWLFQEWDVDHYLILSGDQLYRMDYSEFVNHHIATGADISIGALPVDAPQAEAFGLMHTDEKGKIREFREKPKGDALKEMWVDTSRLGLSPEEAEKRPYLASMGIYVFSRETLFDLLAKNPSATDFGKELIPASLERGDHIQSYLFDDYWEDIGTIGAFYEANLALTDQPNPAFSFYEESFPIYTRPRYLPPSKLLDSQVTQSIIGEGSILKACSIHHCVLGVRSRVEEDAVLQDTLVMGNDFFESSAERNALRHRGGTPVGVGRGTTVKRAILDKNARIGDNVTIVNKDNVEEADRPELGFYIRNGIVVVVKNASIPDNTVI; this is encoded by the coding sequence ATGAAGCGCGTTCTGGCGATCATTCTGGGCGGCGGTGCAGGGACCCGCCTTTACCCTCTGACCAAGATGCGGGCCAAGCCCGCCGTGCCCCTGGCTGGCAAGTATCGACTGATTGATATCCCCATCAGTAACTGCATCAACTCCGACATCAACAAGATGTACGTGTTGACGCAGTTCAACAGCGCTTCCCTCAACCGCCACCTCACCCAGAGCTACAACCTCTCCTCTGGCTTTGGTCAGGGCTTTGTCGAGGTACTGGCGGCCCAGCAGACCCCTGAGAGCCCCAGCTGGTTCGAGGGAACAGCGGATGCTGTTCGCAAGTACCAGTGGCTCTTCCAGGAATGGGATGTGGACCACTACCTGATCCTCTCCGGTGACCAGCTCTACCGGATGGACTACAGCGAGTTCGTCAACCACCACATCGCCACCGGCGCCGACATCAGCATCGGTGCTCTGCCGGTGGATGCCCCGCAGGCCGAAGCCTTCGGCTTGATGCACACCGACGAGAAAGGAAAGATTCGCGAGTTCCGCGAGAAGCCCAAGGGTGATGCCCTGAAGGAGATGTGGGTCGACACCTCCCGTCTGGGGCTCTCCCCAGAGGAAGCCGAGAAGCGCCCCTATCTCGCATCGATGGGGATCTATGTCTTCAGCCGCGAGACCCTGTTCGATTTGCTGGCGAAGAACCCCAGCGCCACGGACTTTGGCAAGGAGCTGATCCCTGCCTCCTTGGAGCGGGGTGACCACATCCAGAGCTACCTCTTCGATGACTATTGGGAAGACATCGGAACGATCGGTGCCTTCTATGAGGCCAACCTGGCCCTGACCGATCAGCCCAACCCGGCCTTCTCGTTCTACGAGGAGTCCTTCCCGATCTACACGCGTCCCCGTTACCTGCCCCCCAGCAAGTTGCTGGACTCCCAGGTGACCCAATCCATCATTGGTGAGGGTTCAATCCTCAAGGCCTGCAGCATCCACCACTGCGTCCTGGGTGTTCGCAGCCGCGTTGAAGAAGACGCTGTTCTTCAGGACACCCTGGTGATGGGCAACGACTTTTTTGAGTCATCCGCCGAACGCAATGCTCTGCGTCACCGCGGCGGAACTCCTGTCGGCGTCGGTCGCGGCACAACGGTTAAGCGCGCGATCCTCGACAAGAACGCTCGCATCGGAGACAACGTCACCATCGTCAACAAGGACAACGTCGAAGAAGCCGATCGTCCTGAACTGGGCTTCTACATCCGTAACGGCATCGTCGTCGTGGTCAAGAACGCGAGCATCCCCGACAACACCGTCATTTGA
- the gndA gene encoding NADP-dependent phosphogluconate dehydrogenase — protein MDKAHFGLIGLGVMGENLVLNAERNGFSSVVYNRTYAKTEEFLSGMGAGKNIVGSTSLEDFVSKLQHPRRILMMVKAGPAVDAVIKDISPYLEAGDLLIDGGNSEYHDTERRVAELESKSFGFIGMGVSGGAKGALEGPSMMPGGTKASYDAIESLVCKMAAQVEDGPCVTYIGPGGSGHFVKTVHNGIEYGIEQILAEAYDLLKRVGGLSGTQMADIFGHWNSTEELASYLVEITEICLRTKDPADGSDLVEKIVDQAGQKGTGLWTVVSALQMGAPVPTIYAALNGRVMSSIKPQRQNAEAILHGPAVQSFELCGNDGTGPLMDAVVLACMASYAQGMELLRIASAEHDYNLNMPSIAQIWKGGCIIRARLLKRIQDAFNANPQLVNLLIDPWFAEQVNRRLPGLAKVVAGAAEAGIPVPCLSSTLDYINSYRTARLPQNLVQAMRDCFGSHTYQRVDQEGTFHTEWLD, from the coding sequence ATGGACAAGGCCCATTTCGGCTTGATCGGTCTCGGTGTGATGGGCGAGAACCTGGTGCTCAACGCTGAGCGCAATGGCTTCTCCAGCGTGGTCTACAACCGCACCTATGCCAAGACAGAGGAGTTCCTCTCTGGGATGGGCGCCGGCAAGAACATCGTTGGCTCCACGAGCCTGGAGGACTTTGTCAGCAAGCTTCAGCATCCGCGCCGGATCCTGATGATGGTCAAGGCCGGTCCCGCTGTGGATGCGGTGATCAAAGACATCTCGCCCTACCTCGAAGCAGGCGACCTGCTGATCGATGGTGGGAACTCGGAGTACCACGACACCGAACGTCGTGTGGCTGAGCTCGAGAGCAAGAGCTTTGGCTTTATCGGGATGGGGGTCTCAGGCGGGGCCAAGGGAGCCCTCGAGGGGCCGAGCATGATGCCCGGCGGCACCAAGGCCTCCTACGACGCGATTGAGAGCCTCGTCTGCAAGATGGCGGCCCAGGTGGAGGACGGACCCTGTGTCACCTACATCGGTCCTGGGGGCTCTGGCCACTTCGTCAAGACCGTCCACAACGGCATTGAGTACGGCATTGAGCAGATCCTGGCCGAGGCCTACGACCTGCTCAAGCGGGTTGGGGGCCTCAGCGGCACACAGATGGCCGACATCTTTGGCCACTGGAACAGCACAGAGGAGTTGGCGTCCTATCTCGTTGAAATCACCGAGATCTGCCTGCGGACCAAGGACCCCGCCGATGGCAGCGACCTTGTGGAGAAGATCGTCGATCAGGCGGGCCAAAAGGGCACGGGTCTTTGGACCGTGGTGAGTGCCCTGCAGATGGGGGCACCGGTGCCCACCATCTACGCCGCCCTCAACGGCCGCGTGATGAGCTCGATCAAGCCCCAGCGCCAGAACGCCGAGGCGATCCTCCATGGCCCCGCGGTCCAATCCTTTGAGCTCTGCGGCAACGACGGGACTGGTCCGCTGATGGATGCCGTCGTCCTGGCCTGCATGGCGAGCTATGCCCAAGGCATGGAGCTTTTGCGCATTGCCTCAGCTGAGCATGACTACAACCTGAACATGCCCTCCATCGCCCAGATCTGGAAGGGGGGCTGCATCATCCGCGCGCGCCTGCTCAAGCGCATTCAGGACGCCTTCAATGCCAACCCGCAGCTGGTCAATCTCTTGATCGACCCTTGGTTCGCCGAGCAGGTGAATCGTCGCCTGCCGGGCCTCGCCAAGGTCGTTGCCGGCGCTGCGGAGGCGGGGATCCCTGTCCCCTGCCTGAGCAGCACCCTCGACTACATCAACAGCTACCGCACCGCCCGCCTGCCGCAAAACCTCGTGCAGGCCATGCGCGATTGCTTCGGCTCCCACACCTACCAGCGGGTCGACCAAGAGGGGACCTTCCACACCGAGTGGCTCGATTGA
- the pgl gene encoding 6-phosphogluconolactonase: MTSYRIERASDGHALARLAAQTIASHLDLALDQRDRAQLALSGGSTPAVAYGLLGQEHLPWERVDVFLGDERWVDSEDASSNARMLRQTLLKEGPGRKAAFHPVPTVSLPTPEESAAAFASAIQRVCPGEPPIFDLMVLGLGEDGHTASLFPGTEAPTITDRWTTVGRGKGLERITLTAPVLSAARQVIFLVSGSGKVQALSRLLDPSESPDRTPAKLVTPRNEVLVLADEAALAGLTAAG; this comes from the coding sequence ATGACGAGCTACCGCATTGAACGGGCAAGCGACGGCCACGCCCTGGCCCGCCTCGCTGCCCAGACCATTGCTTCCCATCTGGATCTAGCCCTCGACCAACGGGATCGGGCCCAATTGGCTCTCTCCGGTGGGAGTACCCCAGCGGTGGCCTACGGCCTACTGGGTCAGGAACACCTTCCCTGGGAGAGGGTGGATGTGTTCCTCGGCGATGAACGTTGGGTCGATTCCGAGGATGCCTCCAGCAACGCCCGCATGCTTCGGCAGACCCTGCTGAAGGAGGGGCCCGGCCGCAAGGCCGCCTTCCATCCGGTGCCGACGGTGAGCCTGCCGACCCCAGAGGAGAGTGCCGCCGCATTCGCGTCGGCCATCCAGAGGGTCTGTCCTGGTGAGCCGCCGATCTTTGATCTGATGGTTCTCGGCTTGGGTGAGGACGGCCATACGGCCTCCCTGTTCCCCGGCACCGAGGCGCCGACCATCACCGACCGTTGGACCACGGTCGGTCGCGGTAAGGGACTTGAGCGCATCACCTTGACCGCACCTGTGTTGAGTGCGGCCCGCCAGGTGATCTTTCTGGTGAGTGGATCAGGGAAGGTGCAGGCCCTCAGCCGCCTGCTGGATCCGAGTGAATCACCCGATCGGACCCCCGCCAAGTTGGTCACTCCCCGCAATGAGGTTCTTGTCCTGGCGGATGAGGCCGCGCTCGCGGGTCTGACTGCGGCAGGCTGA
- a CDS encoding CIA30 family protein: MLAPLVLAQGADFPGWHTLNDTIMGGRSQGQCHSTASGLLMEAVVEPEGGGFVSCRSAVLDPPLDLSSYGALELELDGDGRRYKLALASRDGVAGLTELIPGGLRWVAEFSTRPNGTSVVTIPFSRLTPSVRATPVGLPLRFDPARVTRIQILHSKFGDMGGRNPGFRPGALRLLLRSIRAVA; encoded by the coding sequence ATGCTTGCGCCACTGGTCCTGGCACAGGGAGCTGATTTCCCTGGATGGCACACCCTCAACGACACGATCATGGGGGGACGCAGCCAGGGTCAGTGTCACTCCACCGCGTCTGGCTTGCTGATGGAGGCCGTCGTTGAACCCGAGGGCGGCGGCTTTGTGAGCTGCCGCTCAGCGGTGCTGGATCCACCGCTGGATCTCTCCTCCTACGGAGCCCTCGAGCTCGAACTCGATGGCGATGGTCGCCGCTACAAGCTGGCCCTGGCCAGCCGTGATGGGGTGGCCGGCCTCACGGAACTGATCCCAGGTGGATTGCGTTGGGTGGCGGAGTTCTCCACCCGGCCAAACGGCACCTCTGTGGTGACGATTCCCTTTAGTCGTCTCACCCCCAGCGTTCGGGCCACCCCCGTTGGCCTGCCCCTGCGCTTTGATCCCGCACGGGTGACCAGAATTCAGATCTTGCATTCCAAATTTGGAGACATGGGCGGCCGTAATCCCGGCTTCCGGCCCGGTGCCCTGCGCTTGCTGCTCCGCTCGATCCGAGCCGTGGCCTGA
- the ilvD gene encoding dihydroxy-acid dehydratase yields MLRSAAITQGIQRSPNRAMLRAVGFGDADFNKPIIGIANGYSTITPCNLGLNDLARRAEDAAHAAGAMPQMFGTITVSDGISMGTEGMKYSLVSREVIADSIETAVNGQSMDALLAIGGCDKNMPGAMLAMARMNIPSIFVYGGTIKPGKLGACDLTVVSAFEAVGQFSGGRIDEQELTAIEKNACPGAGSCGGMFTANTMSAAFETMGLSLPYSSTMAAEDPEKADSAARSAEVLAEAIKANILPRDLMTREAFENAISVIMAVGGSTNSVLHLLAVARTAGVDLSIDDFETIRQRVPVICDLKPSGRYVTVDLHQAGGIPQVMKLLMDAGLLHGDCKTIEGKTLKQVLADVPAVPPAGQDVIRPLSNPLYAKGHLAILKGNLAEEGAVAKISGVKNPVITGPARVFESEETCLAAILDKQINPGDVVVVRQEGPVGGPGMREMLSPTAAIVGQGLLDSVALITDGRFSGGSFGLVVGHVAPEAAVGGTIGLVQEGDSITVDASQLLIQLNVDDAELAARRAAWSKPEPRYRTGVLGKYARLVSSSSKGAVTDQPDL; encoded by the coding sequence ATGCTTCGCTCCGCCGCGATCACCCAGGGCATTCAGCGCTCCCCCAACCGCGCCATGTTGCGGGCTGTCGGTTTTGGAGACGCTGACTTCAACAAACCGATCATCGGCATCGCCAACGGCTACAGCACGATCACGCCCTGCAACCTGGGCCTCAACGATCTGGCCCGCCGGGCTGAGGATGCGGCTCACGCGGCGGGTGCCATGCCCCAGATGTTCGGGACCATCACCGTGAGTGATGGCATCTCGATGGGCACCGAAGGGATGAAGTATTCCCTGGTGAGCCGCGAGGTGATCGCGGATTCAATCGAGACAGCTGTGAACGGTCAGAGCATGGATGCGCTGCTCGCCATCGGCGGCTGCGACAAAAACATGCCTGGGGCCATGCTGGCCATGGCGCGGATGAATATCCCCTCGATCTTTGTCTACGGCGGCACGATCAAACCCGGAAAGCTCGGCGCCTGTGACCTCACCGTTGTGAGTGCCTTTGAGGCGGTGGGTCAGTTCAGCGGTGGACGGATCGACGAGCAGGAGCTCACGGCCATTGAGAAGAACGCCTGCCCTGGCGCCGGCAGTTGCGGCGGCATGTTCACCGCCAACACGATGAGTGCGGCCTTCGAAACCATGGGCCTGAGCCTGCCCTACAGCTCCACGATGGCTGCCGAAGATCCTGAAAAAGCCGATAGCGCTGCCCGCAGCGCGGAGGTGCTGGCTGAGGCGATCAAGGCCAACATCCTTCCCCGCGATCTGATGACCCGCGAGGCCTTTGAAAACGCCATCAGCGTGATCATGGCCGTGGGCGGCTCCACCAACTCGGTGCTGCACCTGCTGGCCGTGGCCCGCACCGCTGGTGTTGATCTCTCGATCGATGACTTCGAGACCATCCGCCAGCGGGTGCCTGTGATCTGCGACCTCAAGCCCAGCGGCCGCTACGTGACCGTGGACCTGCATCAGGCCGGTGGCATCCCCCAGGTGATGAAGCTGCTGATGGATGCCGGCCTGCTCCACGGCGATTGCAAAACGATCGAGGGCAAGACACTCAAACAGGTGCTCGCCGATGTTCCCGCGGTGCCCCCAGCCGGCCAAGACGTGATCCGGCCGCTGAGCAATCCGCTCTATGCCAAGGGGCACCTCGCAATCCTCAAGGGCAACCTGGCCGAAGAGGGTGCCGTGGCCAAGATCAGTGGGGTGAAGAATCCCGTGATCACCGGCCCCGCCCGCGTGTTTGAAAGCGAGGAAACCTGCCTGGCCGCCATCCTCGATAAGCAGATCAACCCAGGCGACGTGGTGGTGGTGCGCCAGGAGGGTCCCGTGGGTGGCCCCGGCATGCGCGAGATGCTCAGCCCCACCGCCGCGATCGTGGGCCAGGGCTTACTGGATTCCGTGGCCCTGATCACCGATGGACGCTTCTCCGGGGGCTCGTTTGGACTGGTGGTCGGCCATGTGGCGCCCGAGGCGGCCGTGGGCGGAACCATCGGTCTGGTCCAGGAAGGCGACAGCATCACCGTTGATGCCAGCCAACTGCTGATCCAACTCAATGTTGATGACGCCGAACTGGCCGCCCGCCGGGCCGCCTGGAGCAAGCCTGAGCCGAGGTACCGGACCGGTGTTTTGGGTAAGTACGCCCGGCTGGTGAGCTCCAGCAGCAAAGGTGCTGTGACCGACCAGCCTGACCTCTAG
- the upp gene encoding uracil phosphoribosyltransferase, with protein sequence MSKTLRVVVPPHPLIGHWLTVLRDRETPQPLFATAMAELGRWLTYEAMRDWIPYQRVQVQTPLAQTEGTIVDGSIPVLAVPILRAGLGLWDGAKSVIPSAAVAHMSLQRDEASGRCRCYFNGLPETIPANAGVLVFEPMVATAGTLLNVLEQLETKGVTGQRVRVISTLAASPGLKTLGERYSDLTIYTGCIDAELDDQQRIVPGLGDAGDRLYGRPQSGFVG encoded by the coding sequence ATGAGCAAGACCCTTCGGGTGGTGGTCCCTCCCCATCCCCTCATTGGCCATTGGTTGACCGTGTTGCGGGATCGAGAGACCCCTCAGCCCCTCTTTGCAACGGCGATGGCCGAACTGGGTCGATGGTTGACCTATGAGGCCATGCGGGACTGGATTCCTTACCAGCGGGTGCAGGTGCAGACACCACTCGCCCAGACGGAAGGGACCATCGTTGACGGATCGATTCCGGTACTGGCTGTGCCGATCCTCCGAGCTGGATTGGGGCTATGGGACGGAGCCAAGTCGGTGATCCCTAGCGCTGCCGTCGCCCACATGAGCCTGCAACGGGATGAGGCCAGCGGTCGCTGCCGGTGTTACTTCAACGGTCTTCCGGAGACCATCCCCGCCAATGCAGGGGTGCTGGTCTTTGAACCCATGGTGGCCACTGCTGGAACGCTCCTGAACGTGCTCGAACAGCTGGAGACCAAGGGGGTGACTGGCCAACGGGTGCGGGTGATCTCCACACTTGCCGCCAGTCCCGGGTTGAAAACCCTCGGTGAGCGCTACAGCGATCTGACCATCTACACCGGCTGTATCGACGCCGAGTTGGACGATCAGCAGCGCATCGTTCCTGGCTTAGGTGACGCTGGTGACCGTCTGTATGGCAGGCCGCAGTCAGGCTTCGTAGGCTGA
- a CDS encoding pentapeptide repeat-containing protein — translation MRNLVALVQLLVARSLSALALGVVLLLASVLPVASPALAITAPELRGQRSAQDLQPDMHGRNLQQQEFLKASMEGFDLSETDLRGAVFNTANLQNANLSAADLEDAVAFATRFDNADLSGAVFRNAMLMNSKFTGAVIEGTDFTDAVLDLPQQKALCARASGVNQRTGADTRESLACR, via the coding sequence GTGCGGAACCTCGTTGCGCTCGTTCAGTTGCTCGTGGCCCGCTCACTGAGCGCGCTCGCCCTCGGCGTTGTTCTGCTGCTGGCCTCTGTTCTTCCAGTGGCCTCCCCGGCCTTGGCGATTACCGCCCCCGAACTACGTGGTCAGCGCAGCGCTCAGGACCTGCAACCGGACATGCACGGCCGAAACCTTCAGCAGCAGGAGTTTCTAAAGGCCTCCATGGAGGGGTTTGACCTCAGTGAGACCGACCTGCGCGGGGCCGTGTTCAACACCGCCAATCTGCAAAACGCCAACCTCTCGGCGGCTGATCTCGAGGATGCCGTGGCCTTCGCCACCCGCTTTGACAACGCTGACCTCAGCGGTGCGGTCTTTCGCAACGCGATGCTGATGAACAGCAAGTTCACCGGCGCGGTCATCGAAGGCACGGACTTCACCGACGCGGTTCTGGACCTGCCGCAGCAGAAGGCCCTTTGTGCCCGGGCCAGCGGCGTCAATCAACGTACGGGTGCCGATACCCGCGAAAGCCTGGCCTGCCGTTAA
- a CDS encoding HupE/UreJ family protein, giving the protein MFKRFGAPALLLASLSVAPALAHHPMESMALVPSPVSGLISGLAHPLLGPDHLLFLIALALVGFQRSMRWTMALLLVGLSATALGLWLPGLPGAEALVSLSLVVEGLVIVGRLPALSLIPAFALHGYVLSASVIGWESTPIAFYLLGLLLSQGALLTLSLVGLRRFSQGLPLSQKQLLAGVMVGIGAAFTWTALVA; this is encoded by the coding sequence ATGTTCAAGCGTTTCGGGGCCCCTGCGCTCCTGCTGGCTTCCCTCTCTGTCGCGCCAGCTCTGGCCCATCACCCGATGGAGTCCATGGCGCTGGTTCCCTCACCGGTGAGTGGATTGATCAGTGGTCTGGCCCACCCGCTGCTGGGGCCTGACCATCTGCTCTTTCTGATTGCCCTGGCCCTGGTCGGCTTTCAACGCTCCATGCGTTGGACCATGGCGTTGCTGCTCGTGGGCCTCAGCGCCACGGCACTGGGTCTTTGGTTGCCCGGTCTGCCTGGCGCCGAGGCACTGGTCTCCCTCTCCCTGGTGGTCGAGGGCCTCGTGATCGTGGGCCGTCTTCCTGCCCTCAGCTTGATTCCCGCCTTCGCTCTGCACGGTTATGTGCTCAGCGCCTCGGTGATTGGCTGGGAGTCCACCCCCATTGCCTTCTACCTGCTGGGTTTGTTGCTCAGCCAAGGCGCTCTGTTGACACTCTCTCTCGTTGGCCTGCGTCGCTTCAGCCAGGGGCTCCCGTTGAGTCAGAAACAGCTCCTCGCCGGTGTGATGGTTGGCATCGGCGCCGCCTTCACCTGGACCGCGCTCGTCGCCTGA